From the Kallotenue papyrolyticum genome, the window CACGGCTACCGCCGAGCCGGGCGTGCCCGCGCTGCGCTCGGCCAGAAAGACCTGCGAAGGATTGCTCACCTCGCGCATGCCGGCCTGGGTCATCTCGAAGACGCCGACCTCATCCGTCGAGCCGAAGCGGTTTTTGACGCCGCGCAGAATGCGGTACTGGTGGAAGCGCTCGCCCTCCAGGTACAGCACCACATCGACGATATGCTCCAGCACCCGCGGCCCGGCGAGCACGCCCTCCTTGGTGACGTGGCCCACCAGCAGGATCGGCGTGTTGCTGCGCTTGGCCACCTGCAATAGGCGCAGCGCGCCCTCGCGCACCTGGCTGACGCTGCCGGCCGCTGAGGCCAGCTCCTCCAAGTACACGGTCTGAATCGAGTCGACGATCACCAGCGCCGGTTGCAGCTCGCCGATGGCGTTGATGATCAGCTCCAGGTTGGTCTCGCCCAGCACAAAGAAGCGTTCGTGCAGCAGGCCCAACCGTTCGGCGCGCAAGCGCAGTTGCTGCACCGACTCCTCAGCCGAAACGTAGAGCACCGGCCCGACCCGCGCCGCAAAGCGCGCGCCGACCTGGGTCAGCAGCGTGGTCTTGCCGATGCCTGGATCACCGCCGATCAACACCAGCGAGCCGGGCACCAGACCGCCGCCTAGCACGCGGGTGAACTCTTCGCCTTCCACCGGCAGACGCGCAAACCCGGCGGCTGCGACCGCGGTGATCGGCTGCGCCGTAGCGGCCGGCGTCGCCTGCGGCTGCGCGGCGGTGCCTTTGCGCATCGTCTGTTCGACGAAGCTATCCCACGTGCCGCAGTCGGGACAGCGCCCCAGCCAGCGCGGTTGTTGGTTGCCACACTGCTGGCAGACGAAAACTGTTCGTGTTCTGGCCACGCGTCACACTTTCTCGCTGTTGCGGGCTACAGTATAGCACACACGGGCTAGTTGCCGCCGCCATACAACAACGCGGGGACGCAAAGACCGGTGATCTTTACGCCCCCGCGCTGCCTTCAGTCGCGCGCCGCTCAGGCCAGCACGTCCGCCGGTTCGGTTTCCTCGATCTCGCGCTGCGAGCGCAGCCGCAGCTCGCCCTCGTGCACGTCCACGATGACCGTGTCGTCGGCGCGGAAGCGGCCGGCCAGCAGGCCCTCCGACAGCGGATCCTCAACCAGGTTGGTGATCGTCCGCCGCAGCGGTCGCGCACCAAACTGCGGATCGTAGCCGCGCTGCGCCAGCAGGTCGAGCGCTGCGTCGCTGATCTCCAGCGTGATGTTCTTCTCGCGGAGCTGCCGCCGCACGCGATCGATCTCCAGCAACGCGATCTGGCGAATCTCCTGATGCGTCAACGGATGGAAGATGATCGTCGCGTCGATGCGGTTCAGGAACTCTGGCCGGAACATCTGCTTGAGCGCGTCGTTGACCTTCTTGCGCGTGTCTTCCTCATCGATCTGACCCCGCTTGGCGTCGAAGCCGATGCGCGATGCCTGGCGAATATGCTCGGTCCCGATGTTCGAGGTCATGATGATGATCGTGTTGCGGAAGTCCACGCGCCGGCCCTTGCCGTCGGTCAGGTGGCCGTCCTCCAGCACCTGCAGCAGCAGGTTGAAGGCGTCCGGGTGGGCCTTTTCGATCTCGTCGAAGAGCACCACCGAGTAGGGCTTACGCCGCACCGCATCGGTGAGCTGACCGCCCTCGCCGTAGCCGACGTAGCCGGGTGGCGAGCCCACCAACCGCGAGGTAGTGTGCCGCTCCTGGAACTCCGACATATCGATCTTGATCAACGCCTCCTCGGAGCCGAACATGAACTCGGCCAGCGTCTTGGCCAGCTCGGTCTTGCCCACGCCCGTCGGTCCCAGGAAGATGAACGAGCCGATCGGCCGCTTGGGATTCTTGAGCCCGGCGCGCGCCCGGCGCACGGCCTTGGCGATGGTCACGATCGCCTCCTCCTGGCCGATCACGCGTTTGTGCAGCTCTTCCTCCATTTTCATCAGGCGTTCGATCTCGTCGCCGGTCATGTTCGAGACCGGCACGCCGGTCCACATCGAGACCACGTCGGCGATGTCCTCTTCGGTGACGTAGGGCCGATCGTAGCGCGAGCCGTCGCTCTTGAGCTCTTCCGCCTCGATCTTGCGGATGCGCTCCAGCATGCGCTCCTCGCGCTCCTTGAGATCGCGCGCCAGCTCGAACTGCCCGTCGGCGATGGCGGCGTCATACTCCTTGCGGATCGCCTCCAGGCCGCGCATGGCATCGCGCAGCGACGGCGGCGTGGCCGAGCGGTACATGCGCACCCGGCTGGCCGCCTCATCGATCAGGTCGATGGCCTTGTCGGGCAGGAAGCGGTCGGGCACGTAGCGCGCCGACAGGTGCGCTGCGGCCTTGATCGCCTCGTCCGAGATCTGCAACTGGTGGAAATCCTCATAGCGCGACTTGATGCCGCGCAGGATCTCGATCGTGTCTTCGATCGTCGGCTCGTCGATCATCACCGGCTGGAAGCGCCGCTCCAGCGCCGGATCGCGCTCGATGTACTTGCGATACTCGTCGAGCGTGGTCGCGCCGATAGTCTGCAGCTCGCCGCGGCCCAGCGCCGGCTTGAGAATATTGGCGGCGTCCAGCGTCCCTTCGGCGCCACCCGCGCCGATCAGCGTGTGGAACTCATCGATGAACAGGATGCAGCGCGCTTCCTTGATCTCGTCGATCACGCGCTTGAGCCGTTCTTCGAACTGGCCGCGGTACTTGGTGCCGGCGAC encodes:
- the radA gene encoding DNA repair protein RadA yields the protein MARTRTVFVCQQCGNQQPRWLGRCPDCGTWDSFVEQTMRKGTAAQPQATPAATAQPITAVAAAGFARLPVEGEEFTRVLGGGLVPGSLVLIGGDPGIGKTTLLTQVGARFAARVGPVLYVSAEESVQQLRLRAERLGLLHERFFVLGETNLELIINAIGELQPALVIVDSIQTVYLEELASAAGSVSQVREGALRLLQVAKRSNTPILLVGHVTKEGVLAGPRVLEHIVDVVLYLEGERFHQYRILRGVKNRFGSTDEVGVFEMTQAGMREVSNPSQVFLAERSAGTPGSAVAVTMEGTRPLLVEIQALTAHTQNPQPRRTANGFDPNRLTMLIAVLSKRVGLPLFNQDIYVNVVGGLRISEPAADLAVATAIVSSFRNQRIDPHLVLVGEIGLSGELRSTSQLERRLSEAAKLGFRRAIYPHSAGEPRIGGELQLERARALDGAIRRALIDQAQAA
- a CDS encoding ATP-dependent Clp protease ATP-binding subunit; the encoded protein is MGLLDRFTKRAKQVLSLAQEEARHFHHSYVGTEHILLGLIRDQEGVAGKVLAELGVKHAQARSAVEFIVGYGESSGSNDDLELTASAKKVIEFALEEGRKLNHHYVGTEHLLLGLVRKGEGVAAGVLEILGVSLEQIRTAVLRELRHGPTSGLERPAVPKQSKTPYLDALSTDLTEMAEAGKLDPIIGREKEIERVIQILSRRTKNNPALIGEPGVGKTAIAEGLAQRIVAGDVPDSIKGKRVVTLDMGALVAGTKYRGQFEERLKRVIDEIKEARCILFIDEFHTLIGAGGAEGTLDAANILKPALGRGELQTIGATTLDEYRKYIERDPALERRFQPVMIDEPTIEDTIEILRGIKSRYEDFHQLQISDEAIKAAAHLSARYVPDRFLPDKAIDLIDEAASRVRMYRSATPPSLRDAMRGLEAIRKEYDAAIADGQFELARDLKEREERMLERIRKIEAEELKSDGSRYDRPYVTEEDIADVVSMWTGVPVSNMTGDEIERLMKMEEELHKRVIGQEEAIVTIAKAVRRARAGLKNPKRPIGSFIFLGPTGVGKTELAKTLAEFMFGSEEALIKIDMSEFQERHTTSRLVGSPPGYVGYGEGGQLTDAVRRKPYSVVLFDEIEKAHPDAFNLLLQVLEDGHLTDGKGRRVDFRNTIIIMTSNIGTEHIRQASRIGFDAKRGQIDEEDTRKKVNDALKQMFRPEFLNRIDATIIFHPLTHQEIRQIALLEIDRVRRQLREKNITLEISDAALDLLAQRGYDPQFGARPLRRTITNLVEDPLSEGLLAGRFRADDTVIVDVHEGELRLRSQREIEETEPADVLA